In a single window of the Mesoplodon densirostris isolate mMesDen1 chromosome 18, mMesDen1 primary haplotype, whole genome shotgun sequence genome:
- the PPY gene encoding LOW QUALITY PROTEIN: pancreatic polypeptide prohormone (The sequence of the model RefSeq protein was modified relative to this genomic sequence to represent the inferred CDS: inserted 2 bases in 1 codon) — protein MAAARRCLFLLLLSAGVALLLQPPLGARGAPLEPVYPGDNATPEQMAQYAAELRRYINMLTRPRYGKRDKEGALDFLECGSPHAAAPRWAWFSALCVQRPGAETGVCVXGWGEQGPRAGLRSSEGTRTTHSCCHALPSPHRQLSPRDS, from the exons ATGGCCGCCGCCCGCCGCTGCCTCTTCCTGCTGCTCCTGTCCGCGGGCGTGgctctgctgctgcagccaccactgGGTGCCCGGGGGGCCCCGCTGGAGCCAGTATACCCAGGGGACAACGCCACGCCGGAGCAGATGGCCCAGTACGCAGCTGAGCTCCGCAGATACATCAACATGTTGACCAGGCCCAG GTAtgggaaaagagacaaagaaggcgcgCTGGACTTCTTGGAGTGTGGCTCCCCCCACGCAGCTGCTCCCAGGTGGGCTTGGTTCTCTGCCCTGTGTGTCCAGAGGCCTGGGGCGGAAACGGGGGTGTGTGT GGGGTGGGGAGAACAGGGGCCTAGGGCTGGTCTGAGGTCTTCCGAGGGCACGAGGACTACCCACTCATGCTGCCATGCTCTGCCCTCTCCTCACAGGCAGCTCAGCCCGAGGGACTCGTAA